One stretch of Syntrophobacterales bacterium DNA includes these proteins:
- the gspK gene encoding type II secretion system minor pseudopilin GspK, with the protein MTNQRGIALIVVILMVSIIVALTVQLNRDMRSEVYEAANLSDQAQLRYVAESVLYAGEALLLNDKNQYDALTEDWANTEMFSLRAAEFFDKASFKLTIEDIGGRIPINLLVSGNAYNGPIKDMLLRLLTGPHFRLEEGVAEEIADAIKDWIDADSETTGRGREGMVKNASLDCIEELMMIKGVTRELFYGSERFYGLVNCLTVFGDGKININTAPKPVLLALSAQMTSEAVEALDRYRRDPKNPLANPGWHSGVPEASGANLPAGSITVKSDNFQIKAVGVQGRMTKQITAIVNRNAGRTKVAALAWRVE; encoded by the coding sequence CGGGGCATAGCCCTGATCGTTGTAATTTTGATGGTAAGCATCATCGTGGCGCTGACGGTTCAGTTGAATCGCGATATGCGCTCAGAGGTTTATGAGGCGGCCAATCTGAGCGATCAGGCGCAGTTGCGATATGTCGCAGAATCAGTCCTTTATGCCGGAGAGGCGCTGCTTTTGAACGACAAGAACCAGTATGACGCCCTGACAGAGGATTGGGCGAATACCGAAATGTTTTCTCTCAGGGCGGCGGAATTTTTCGACAAGGCCTCGTTCAAACTGACGATTGAAGACATCGGCGGCCGAATTCCAATAAACCTGCTGGTGAGCGGGAACGCCTACAATGGCCCCATCAAGGACATGCTGCTGCGCCTTTTGACCGGCCCTCATTTTCGCCTGGAGGAGGGAGTGGCGGAGGAAATCGCCGACGCCATCAAGGACTGGATCGATGCGGACAGCGAGACAACCGGCAGGGGCCGGGAGGGCATGGTGAAAAACGCTTCTCTTGATTGCATTGAAGAATTAATGATGATAAAGGGGGTCACCCGTGAGCTGTTTTACGGGTCGGAACGGTTTTACGGCCTTGTCAACTGTTTGACCGTGTTCGGCGACGGGAAGATCAACATCAATACCGCACCCAAGCCGGTGCTGTTGGCGCTGTCGGCGCAGATGACAAGCGAGGCGGTGGAGGCGCTGGACCGGTATCGCCGCGACCCGAAAAACCCCCTCGCCAATCCCGGCTGGCATAGCGGAGTTCCGGAAGCGTCCGGCGCTAATCTCCCGGCGGGAAGCATCACGGTTAAAAGCGACAACTTTCAGATTAAGGCGGTGGGCGTGCAGGGAAGGATGACAAAACAGATTACCGCGATAGTTAACAGGAATGCGGGCAGAACAAAGGTTGCCGCCCTGGCCTGGAGAGTGGAGTAA